The nucleotide sequence AGTGAAAACCCAGCGATAAGAATCCCAAAAAGTACTAATCCAGCTGAAAAACAACCATCTTAACCGGCCATGTCCAAAAAAAGTGTTAGCCAAGTGTTTTGAATAACGTAGTTGGTGTAAatgcttaaaaaaaataagctaGTCCGGGGCCAGAGAAATCGATACGATACCCCCAAAAAAAGGGGGGCTGCTGCGTGGGCTGCCCGAGTGAAAATTTCCAGCTAAAAATAGTACTAGATTTGAGCTTGAAGAAAACCCTTGATTTCCTTTGCGTTTCGATGTCAGTTATCATTGCATTTCAGTTACATAAGTTTTGAGACCCGTTGCTGCGTAGCGAACCTATTAACGGCTTAAGGACCACACAACCACCCACATGtaccaccaacaccacccaTTTACACAGCCAAAAATAAtcggaaaatatatatatataataaatatcagTAGGGCTACATTTTATCTAATCTTTAATTTGATAATGTTAGATTCTTTGATATAAGTCATGgcgttaaaaataaatctccCCTTTTAAGCCactgaaatataaatttttttatattaaaaaaataagatGGGATCTTAAATATCGTATCGTATTTTAATACCCGTATATCATATCCTCTCATAAAGCAATCATACTATTTACAGTTGCTAGAGGTAATGTAACACCATTAAGTCGGAgctaaaatagaaaaaaaaagccaatTGTAGAGTGACCCGATTGTCGTAGAAAAAGCCCCATGATGCAGCCGCCGCCGCGTAAggtaaatcataaataaatcgaaTTGATAAAGATAGTTCCACAATAATCATTCATCGTATACCTCGTAATCCTGCAGGGAAACTATGTGAAATTCCTCAAGAATTTGCACACGGAGCAGGTGGCCAAGCTGCAGCTGAAGAATCAGCATGAATGCGACCTCCTGGAGGACATCCGGCAGTTCACCATCAAGCGTTCCGCTGTCGAGAAGTCATACAGTGAGTCGCTGCTGAAGATCTCATCGCAGTATCTCAACAAGAAGATACCCAATATACCAGATATTAAGATGGAGGGCATGGAGGAACGCTGGTGGGTATTGCTTTCCAGCTAACTAGTAACGTTCTTTCGAGAACCTTCAGTCAATTTGAATTACCCACCTACTTATACGTAATCTCATAGGAACATGTGGAGCGTTTGGCGCACTGTGCTCGAGGAGAATGAGAAACTGGCTCGTGCTCGATTGGCCGCCATAGAGGTGTTTCAACAGCAAATCGCGGATGAGGCCAAGGTTCTGCGGGACTATAAGTTGGCCATAGCTAAGCGTTCGCTAGCCGGAATTGTCAATGTGCAGAAGGAACTCCATCTGAGCGTGGGCGATGTGGATAAGACCAAGAAATCATACTTTGACGAAGAGCATTGTGCTCACGATGTTCGGGACAAGGCCCGCGATATCGAGGAGAAGCTTAAGAAGAAGAAGGGCTCCTTCTTTCAATCAATCACTTCGCTGCAGAAGAACAGCGCCCGGGTCACATCTCGCAAGGAGCTGCTGGAGGAGAAGTCATCTGGCGCCCGGAATGACTACGTACTCAGCTTGGCGGCGGCCAATGCGCATCAGAATCGCTACTTCACCGTCGATCTGCAGACAACGATGACCACCATGGAGAACTATGTTTTCGAGCGGGTTGCCGAGTACCTGATGTTAATGGGGTAAGTGTATAATGGCATTGCTCATAAATTATAAACCATCCAGAAGTGCAAAATCGGtaaatcaattataaattttacaaGTTCAAAGCCATTTTCTAATCAATGTTTGCTCAAGTCGTCAATTACATTCTGATAATTTTTATGGCGCTACCTGATATGGCTCATAAagttattaaatcattttatttaatctTATGACtcaatatgtacatatgtacataacaGTGCTGTCTTAAGAAATCTTTATCTTAATGTTGCCTAACCATTAAAACACATCTTTTCCAGACGCACAGAGCTGTTGACTTGCTCGGCTACGCAGAATAGCTTCGGAAAGATCCGTGACCAGGCGCAGCAGTTGACGCGGGAGTACAACCTGCAGTGCTGCTACCTATTCTATCCGGTGCTGAAGCAGCACATCCAATATGACTTCGAGGCGTGCGACAATGATCCGGTGCGCAAGGTGACCGCGGAGCATGAGTCCGCCGCCGAGACGCTAACCAAGGAGGCCAAGAATCTGGCCGGAAGAGTGGTCAAGGAGAATGCCTCGATCAGGGAGAATGCCAAGAAGTTGGCCTTGTGCCAGTCGCTGCGAGACTCTGGCCAGCGCACGGATCCCAACGATCCAAATGGACCGGATCTGGACACCAAGATCGAGGAGTTCCGTGATCAAATCCGTCGATCCGAGACGGAAAAGACAAAAGCGGAGGCATGTCTGCAGTGCCTGCGCGATGGCGGCATTAACGTGGACGAGTGGGTGCAGGAGGCCGAGAATATGGGTGTACAGGAGCTGACGCGTTCGGCCAGTTCCATTTCGATGCGCACCGACGCCTCTGGCCAGGGCGAGAATCCCAGTTCCGATTCATTCTACGACAGCGACAAGGAGGAGACTCAGGCAGCTGCCCAAACGAAGCCCAAGCAGGAGCAACAGCTATCCAGGGATCGTACCTTCAGCGATAGTGAGGATGAGCCCGAAGTGCGTCCATCGGCAGCGGCAGCTTcttctgcagctgctgcctcGTCATCCATGATGGCCAGTAGCGCTGGTGGCTGGGATGATCCCACTGAGGTCAACTGGGGAGctggcgaggaggaggacgacaaGGACGAACCGATTGTTCCAGAACCCAAGGAGGCGATCTTCAAGTGCACTGCACTCTACAGCTATACGGTATGTGAGCTTTAAAGAACTATATACTTTTTCTTGCCActaatttttcactttttccacAGGCCCAGAATCCCGACGAGCTCACCATCGTCGAAAATGAACAGCTCGAGGTGGTTGGCGAAGGCGACGGCGATGGGTGGCTAAGGGCCCGCAACTATCGCGGCGAGGAGGGCTACGTGCCACACAACTATCTGGACATCGATCAGGAGACAGCGGGCAGCGCCTTTAATGGTACTTCCGGCAATCAATTGCGATCTCAAATCTCATTCTCATCTGTCGATTATACCGTTGACAATGAAGATCAGACAGTGGACTCGATGCAATCACCCGACCAGGTGTCGGTCATCATGGCGCCCCAGAAGCGAGTCAAATCGGACGTGGAATGGTGCATCGCGCTGTACGACTACGACGCCACCGCCGAGGATGAGCTGACCTTCGAGGAGGGCGACAAGATCAAGATCATCACGAAGACCGCCCACGGCGTGGACGACGGTTGGTGGGAGGGCGAACTGGATGGCAAGTTCGGTAACTTTCCATCGCTGGTCGTCGAGGAGTGCGACGAGATGGGCGAGCCGCTTAGCGAGGGTGGCGACGAGTCACCTCCGCCCACCGCAGCGCCCACTTTTGCACTGCCACCCGCTCCGGCCCTGCCACCAGAGTACGCCCAcgaactggaactggagctCACTGAGGATATGTTTGGTTCTCAGGATACAGCAGGTAAGCACGTGGAAACACtccaaatatataatatatatatatatatatatatatatatatatatataagatattaAACTAGGATATATGaatatcaattaattttatttatggtcattttgtttttaagttaagttattTGTCTGTGGGTTAGCATTATCATTTGTCTTTAGTTTTTGTAAGGATGTACTTAACCATTAAGCTCGtatataattgaaatatttttgaaatatttttgaaatatttccgAGTGTTAATCGTTTACCCCGATTTCGACAGATGAGGATAGCGGCTATATACCCAACGGCGCTGCTGCCCCGAGTATTCCTCCGCCAGGTAAATGTCATATCCTCGCCCTATCAACTGGTCTTTTGTTTCCCCTATCTATATCTCTCTTTAAACTATATCCATATCGATTCCTATAGTACCGAAcatttgtataattttcaactttccactatcgaaaaaaaaagcaagaaaagaaaacctaaaattttcaatcaaaagTACTGTTATACCTGCTTCTATATTCTCTAGAGGTAAACCTATTCTCCAAAAGTGCAGCTCGTCTAACTACTAATCACTTATATACCACTCACTACTACCACCACCAATCAATCCACCACTAAATCACCAAAAGTTATCCACAAAATTACCACGAATTACTACCACCATTTATCACTGTAACTACTCTCCACTACTCTCCGTTAATGTGCTATTTTGTCTCTCGTCTCCAAAAGTCTTCGCAAGTCTCCGCAGGCGAGACGAAATCAACCGATGAAATGCCCTACGATTTTTCTAACAGTGTTTTTCTTAGGCTGCTTGTCAGAAAGTGTCGTGTCGTGTTACCGTTATTTCTCCAACTTCTTTTTGCAGCTTCTCTTTATCTCTTTATATATACGAAGATATAACtgtgatgtgtgtgtgtggcactgatatttcaatttaattgcatttgaagCTTTGATTGGTTATTAATTTCTCTAAATATCacgtttttcttttattgccGTTTTGCATTGGTtatttttctctcagtgtaatTGTGTCTTTATGTCATTTAAGGCCAGAACCAAAGCCAAACCACTGCCAAGAAGGGTAATTTAATGAATATGCTCTTTTATCTAAACTATCTTATACCCGAAACTTTTCCTGATTCAGTAATTCTTAGTGTAGGAAAATCTATTTCAACTCCACTGTTTGAGAGCATGTCCAATCCCCCTCTTAACTATTGTTCAACTTTCAAAATGAGATTTTCTTCTTGgtatatagaaaaaaatatacaatatatattcaGTATAAGGTTTTTATCAACCTGTTTACAACTATTCCCTAAAGACATTTAAATCAAATCTAtacataatattttaataaagaaaaGCCCTTGttctatgtatatatttcaatCCTATCGGTTTACACCTGTAGCTCAGTAGTAGTTATCAGACTGAATTTGGAAAGCAAAGACTTTATATGAAACCCTAGTTTTCTAACGATCTCCTCCCGCATGCTTGTCAACCTCCAATCTGAATAAATGTAACCGAAAATTATACTTTTGCTaaagttttcagttttttttttagtttccaATTGCCAAACCTAATCGTGTACTTAGATAGTTTTTGTTCCAAGGCTGCCTTGGCTTGatccaaaatatttttggtttccTTCTCACCGCTCTATAACATTTGGATCGATAAAATTGTATTCATATAAGATATAGCATTCCGAAAATATGATTGATACTAAGCCAACAAATC is from Drosophila melanogaster chromosome 3L and encodes:
- the nwk gene encoding nervous wreck, isoform L: MQPPPRKGNYVKFLKNLHTEQVAKLQLKNQHECDLLEDIRQFTIKRSAVEKSYSESLLKISSQYLNKKIPNIPDIKMEGMEERWNMWSVWRTVLEENEKLARARLAAIEVFQQQIADEAKVLRDYKLAIAKRSLAGIVNVQKELHLSVGDVDKTKKSYFDEEHCAHDVRDKARDIEEKLKKKKGSFFQSITSLQKNSARVTSRKELLEEKSSGARNDYVLSLAAANAHQNRYFTVDLQTTMTTMENYVFERVAEYLMLMGRTELLTCSATQNSFGKIRDQAQQLTREYNLQCCYLFYPVLKQHIQYDFEACDNDPVRKVTAEHESAAETLTKEAKNLAGRVVKENASIRENAKKLALCQSLRDSGQRTDPNDPNGPDLDTKIEEFRDQIRRSETEKTKAEACLQCLRDGGINVDEWVQEAENMGVQELTRSASSISMRTDASGQGENPSSDSFYDSDKEETQAAAQTKPKQEQQLSRDRTFSDSEDEPEVRPSAAAASSAAAASSSMMASSAGGWDDPTEVNWGAGEEEDDKDEPIVPEPKEAIFKCTALYSYTAQNPDELTIVENEQLEVVGEGDGDGWLRARNYRGEEGYVPHNYLDIDQETAGSAFNDQTVDSMQSPDQVSVIMAPQKRVKSDVEWCIALYDYDATAEDELTFEEGDKIKIITKTAHGVDDGWWEGELDGKFGNFPSLVVEECDEMGEPLSEGGDESPPPTAAPTFALPPAPALPPEYAHELELELTEDMFGSQDTADEDSGYIPNGAAAPSIPPPVLIQEPGMEDDLSDDGQPPPSLPPPQLAKAGGSAPGSGSKVEKGAAAGGANTLNLGMAQIIVTAATPMVEDGADKSFPPVGESDAQPVEPVSKEQPAEVAKKPDIAPKPLAKVAPQSAPAKEEDQQSFSEGTDSASVADVPVLQDAEDPFNEKAKGESGDGSGFEANFEANFDANFDDAFAGIGGGGGGGGGGGEQSNELDINGEAAGEAIVSGSAAGDEDIEAPKQVVGGRASIPEELDSNQLAHYHEHEIYYVDYSHGQL
- the nwk gene encoding nervous wreck, isoform B encodes the protein MQPPPRKGNYVKFLKNLHTEQVAKLQLKNQHECDLLEDIRQFTIKRSAVEKSYSESLLKISSQYLNKKIPNIPDIKMEGMEERWNMWSVWRTVLEENEKLARARLAAIEVFQQQIADEAKVLRDYKLAIAKRSLAGIVNVQKELHLSVGDVDKTKKSYFDEEHCAHDVRDKARDIEEKLKKKKGSFFQSITSLQKNSARVTSRKELLEEKSSGARNDYVLSLAAANAHQNRYFTVDLQTTMTTMENYVFERVAEYLMLMGRTELLTCSATQNSFGKIRDQAQQLTREYNLQCCYLFYPVLKQHIQYDFEACDNDPVRKVTAEHESAAETLTKEAKNLAGRVVKENASIRENAKKLALCQSLRDSGQRTDPNDPNGPDLDTKIEEFRDQIRRSETEKTKAEACLQCLRDGGINVDEWVQEAENMGVQELTRSASSISMRTDASGQGENPSSDSFYDSDKEETQAAAQTKPKQEQQLSRDRTFSDSEDEPEVRPSAAAASSAAAASSSMMASSAGGWDDPTEVNWGAGEEEDDKDEPIVPEPKEAIFKCTALYSYTAQNPDELTIVENEQLEVVGEGDGDGWLRARNYRGEEGYVPHNYLDIDQETAGSAFNDQTVDSMQSPDQVSVIMAPQKRVKSDVEWCIALYDYDATAEDELTFEEGDKIKIITKTAHGVDDGWWEGELDGKFGNFPSLVVEECDEMGEPLSEGGDESPPPTAAPTFALPPAPALPPEYAHELELELTEDMFGSQDTADEDSGYIPNGAAAPSIPPPVLIQEPGMEDDLSDDGQPPPSLPPPQLAKAGGSAPGSGSKVEKGAAAGGANTLNLVGESDAQPVEPVSKEQPAEVAKKPDIAPKPLAKVAPQSAPAKEEDQQSFSEGTDSASVADVPVLQDAEDPFNEKAKGESGDGSGFEANFEANFDANFDDAFAGIGGGGGGGGGGGEQSNELDINGEAAGEAIVSGSAAGDEDIEAPKQVVGGRASIPEELDSNQLARLQNLKESNA
- the nwk gene encoding nervous wreck, isoform H, which produces MQPPPRKGNYVKFLKNLHTEQVAKLQLKNQHECDLLEDIRQFTIKRSAVEKSYSESLLKISSQYLNKKIPNIPDIKMEGMEERWNMWSVWRTVLEENEKLARARLAAIEVFQQQIADEAKVLRDYKLAIAKRSLAGIVNVQKELHLSVGDVDKTKKSYFDEEHCAHDVRDKARDIEEKLKKKKGSFFQSITSLQKNSARVTSRKELLEEKSSGARNDYVLSLAAANAHQNRYFTVDLQTTMTTMENYVFERVAEYLMLMGRTELLTCSATQNSFGKIRDQAQQLTREYNLQCCYLFYPVLKQHIQYDFEACDNDPVRKVTAEHESAAETLTKEAKNLAGRVVKENASIRENAKKLALCQSLRDSGQRTDPNDPNGPDLDTKIEEFRDQIRRSETEKTKAEACLQCLRDGGINVDEWVQEAENMGVQELTRSASSISMRTDASGQGENPSSDSFYDSDKEETQAAAQTKPKQEQQLSRDRTFSDSEDEPEVRPSAAAASSAAAASSSMMASSAGGWDDPTEVNWGAGEEEDDKDEPIVPEPKEAIFKCTALYSYTAQNPDELTIVENEQLEVVGEGDGDGWLRARNYRGEEGYVPHNYLDIDQETAGSAFNDQTVDSMQSPDQVSVIMAPQKRVKSDVEWCIALYDYDATAEDELTFEEGDKIKIITKTAHGVDDGWWEGELDGKFGNFPSLVVEECDEMGEPLSEGGDESPPPTAAPTFALPPAPALPPEYAHELELELTEDMFGSQDTADEDSGYIPNGAAAPSIPPPVLIQEPGMEDDLSDDGQPPPSLPPPQLAKAGGSAPGSGSKVEKGAAAGGANTLNLGESDAQPVEPVSKEQPAEVAKKPDIAPKPLAKVAPQSAPAKEEDQQSFSEGTDSASVADVPVLQDAEDPFNEKAKGESGDGSGFEANFEANFDANFDDAFAGIGGGGGGGGGGGEQSNELDINGEAAGEAIVSGSAAGDEDIEAPKQVVGGRASIPEELDSNQLAHYHEHEIYYVDYSHGQL
- the nwk gene encoding nervous wreck, isoform J; translated protein: MQPPPRKGNYVKFLKNLHTEQVAKLQLKNQHECDLLEDIRQFTIKRSAVEKSYSESLLKISSQYLNKKIPNIPDIKMEGMEERWNMWSVWRTVLEENEKLARARLAAIEVFQQQIADEAKVLRDYKLAIAKRSLAGIVNVQKELHLSVGDVDKTKKSYFDEEHCAHDVRDKARDIEEKLKKKKGSFFQSITSLQKNSARVTSRKELLEEKSSGARNDYVLSLAAANAHQNRYFTVDLQTTMTTMENYVFERVAEYLMLMGRTELLTCSATQNSFGKIRDQAQQLTREYNLQCCYLFYPVLKQHIQYDFEACDNDPVRKVTAEHESAAETLTKEAKNLAGRVVKENASIRENAKKLALCQSLRDSGQRTDPNDPNGPDLDTKIEEFRDQIRRSETEKTKAEACLQCLRDGGINVDEWVQEAENMGVQELTRSASSISMRTDASGQGENPSSDSFYDSDKEETQAAAQTKPKQEQQLSRDRTFSDSEDEPEVRPSAAAASSAAAASSSMMASSAGGWDDPTEVNWGAGEEEDDKDEPIVPEPKEAIFKCTALYSYTAQNPDELTIVENEQLEVVGEGDGDGWLRARNYRGEEGYVPHNYLDIDQETAGSAFNGTSGNQLRSQISFSSVDYTVDNEDQTVDSMQSPDQVSVIMAPQKRVKSDVEWCIALYDYDATAEDELTFEEGDKIKIITKTAHGVDDGWWEGELDGKFGNFPSLVVEECDEMGEPLSEGGDESPPPTAAPTFALPPAPALPPEYAHELELELTEDMFGSQDTAVLIQEPGMEDDLSDDGQPPPSLPPPQLAKAGGSAPGSGSKVEKGAAAGGANTLNLGMAQIIVTAATPMVEDGADKSFPPVGESDAQPVEPVSKEQPAEVAKKPDIAPKPLAKVAPQSAPAKEGNAGVRPVVSITLTEYPSCDAEDQQSFSEGTDSASVADVPVLQDAEDPFNEKAKGESGDGSGFEANFEANFDANFDDAFAGIGGGGGGGGGGGEQSNELDINGEAAGEAIVSGSAAGDEDIEAPKQVVGGRASIPEELDSNQLAHYHEHEIYYVDYSHGQL
- the nwk gene encoding nervous wreck, isoform F — encoded protein: MQPPPRKGNYVKFLKNLHTEQVAKLQLKNQHECDLLEDIRQFTIKRSAVEKSYSESLLKISSQYLNKKIPNIPDIKMEGMEERWNMWSVWRTVLEENEKLARARLAAIEVFQQQIADEAKVLRDYKLAIAKRSLAGIVNVQKELHLSVGDVDKTKKSYFDEEHCAHDVRDKARDIEEKLKKKKGSFFQSITSLQKNSARVTSRKELLEEKSSGARNDYVLSLAAANAHQNRYFTVDLQTTMTTMENYVFERVAEYLMLMGRTELLTCSATQNSFGKIRDQAQQLTREYNLQCCYLFYPVLKQHIQYDFEACDNDPVRKVTAEHESAAETLTKEAKNLAGRVVKENASIRENAKKLALCQSLRDSGQRTDPNDPNGPDLDTKIEEFRDQIRRSETEKTKAEACLQCLRDGGINVDEWVQEAENMGVQELTRSASSISMRTDASGQGENPSSDSFYDSDKEETQAAAQTKPKQEQQLSRDRTFSDSEDEPEVRPSAAAASSAAAASSSMMASSAGGWDDPTEVNWGAGEEEDDKDEPIVPEPKEAIFKCTALYSYTAQNPDELTIVENEQLEVVGEGDGDGWLRARNYRGEEGYVPHNYLDIDQETAGSAFNGTSGNQLRSQISFSSVDYTVDNEDQTVDSMQSPDQVSVIMAPQKRVKSDVEWCIALYDYDATAEDELTFEEGDKIKIITKTAHGVDDGWWEGELDGKFGNFPSLVVEECDEMGEPLSEGGDESPPPTAAPTFALPPAPALPPEYAHELELELTEDMFGSQDTADEDSGYIPNGAAAPSIPPPGQNQSQTTAKKGNLMNMLFYLNYLIPETFPDSVILSVGKSISTPLFESMSNPPLNYCSTFKMRFSSWYIEKNIQYIFSIRFLSTCLQLFPKDI
- the nwk gene encoding nervous wreck, isoform D, whose amino-acid sequence is MQPPPRKGNYVKFLKNLHTEQVAKLQLKNQHECDLLEDIRQFTIKRSAVEKSYSESLLKISSQYLNKKIPNIPDIKMEGMEERWNMWSVWRTVLEENEKLARARLAAIEVFQQQIADEAKVLRDYKLAIAKRSLAGIVNVQKELHLSVGDVDKTKKSYFDEEHCAHDVRDKARDIEEKLKKKKGSFFQSITSLQKNSARVTSRKELLEEKSSGARNDYVLSLAAANAHQNRYFTVDLQTTMTTMENYVFERVAEYLMLMGRTELLTCSATQNSFGKIRDQAQQLTREYNLQCCYLFYPVLKQHIQYDFEACDNDPVRKVTAEHESAAETLTKEAKNLAGRVVKENASIRENAKKLALCQSLRDSGQRTDPNDPNGPDLDTKIEEFRDQIRRSETEKTKAEACLQCLRDGGINVDEWVQEAENMGVQELTRSASSISMRTDASGQGENPSSDSFYDSDKEETQAAAQTKPKQEQQLSRDRTFSDSEDEPEVRPSAAAASSAAAASSSMMASSAGGWDDPTEVNWGAGEEEDDKDEPIVPEPKEAIFKCTALYSYTAQNPDELTIVENEQLEVVGEGDGDGWLRARNYRGEEGYVPHNYLDIDQETAGSAFNGTSGNQLRSQISFSSVDYTVDNEDQTVDSMQSPDQVSVIMAPQKRVKSDVEWCIALYDYDATAEDELTFEEGDKIKIITKTAHGVDDGWWEGELDGKFGNFPSLVVEECDEMGEPLSEGGDESPPPTAAPTFALPPAPALPPEYAHELELELTEDMFGSQDTADEDSGYIPNGAAAPSIPPPVLIQEPGMEDDLSDDGQPPPSLPPPQLAKAGGSAPGSGSKVEKGAAAGGANTLNLGMAQIIVTAATPMVEDGADKSFPPVGESDAQPVEPVSKEQPAEVAKKPDIAPKPLAKVAPQSAPAKEGNAGVRPVVSITLTEYPSCDAEDQQSFSEGTDSASVADVPVLQDAEDPFNEKAKGESGDGSGFEANFEANFDANFDDAFAGIGGGGGGGGGGGEQSNELDINGEAAGEAIVSGSAAGDEDIEAPKQVVGGRASIPEELDSNQLARLQNLKESNA
- the nwk gene encoding nervous wreck, isoform K → MQPPPRKGNYVKFLKNLHTEQVAKLQLKNQHECDLLEDIRQFTIKRSAVEKSYSESLLKISSQYLNKKIPNIPDIKMEGMEERWNMWSVWRTVLEENEKLARARLAAIEVFQQQIADEAKVLRDYKLAIAKRSLAGIVNVQKELHLSVGDVDKTKKSYFDEEHCAHDVRDKARDIEEKLKKKKGSFFQSITSLQKNSARVTSRKELLEEKSSGARNDYVLSLAAANAHQNRYFTVDLQTTMTTMENYVFERVAEYLMLMGRTELLTCSATQNSFGKIRDQAQQLTREYNLQCCYLFYPVLKQHIQYDFEACDNDPVRKVTAEHESAAETLTKEAKNLAGRVVKENASIRENAKKLALCQSLRDSGQRTDPNDPNGPDLDTKIEEFRDQIRRSETEKTKAEACLQCLRDGGINVDEWVQEAENMGVQELTRSASSISMRTDASGQGENPSSDSFYDSDKEETQAAAQTKPKQEQQLSRDRTFSDSEDEPEVRPSAAAASSAAAASSSMMASSAGGWDDPTEVNWGAGEEEDDKDEPIVPEPKEAIFKCTALYSYTAQNPDELTIVENEQLEVVGEGDGDGWLRARNYRGEEGYVPHNYLDIDQETAGSAFNGTSGNQLRSQISFSSVDYTVDNEDQTVDSMQSPDQVSVIMAPQKRVKSDVEWCIALYDYDATAEDELTFEEGDKIKIITKTAHGVDDGWWEGELDGKFGNFPSLVVEECDEMGEPLSEGGDESPPPTAAPTFALPPAPALPPEYAHELELELTEDMFGSQDTAVLIQEPGMEDDLSDDGQPPPSLPPPQLAKAGGSAPGSGSKVEKGAAAGGANTLNLGMAQIIVTAATPMVEDGADKSFPPVGESDAQPVEPVSKEQPAEVAKKPDIAPKPLAKVAPQSAPAKEGNAGVRPVVSITLTEYPSCDAEDQQSFSEGTDSASVADVPVLQDAEDPFNEKAKGESGDGSGFEANFEANFDANFDDAFAGIGGGGGGGGGGGEQSNELDINGEAAGEAIVSGSAAGDEDIEAPKQVVGGRASIPEELDSNQLARLQNLKESNA
- the nwk gene encoding nervous wreck, isoform I, which gives rise to MQPPPRKGNYVKFLKNLHTEQVAKLQLKNQHECDLLEDIRQFTIKRSAVEKSYSESLLKISSQYLNKKIPNIPDIKMEGMEERWNMWSVWRTVLEENEKLARARLAAIEVFQQQIADEAKVLRDYKLAIAKRSLAGIVNVQKELHLSVGDVDKTKKSYFDEEHCAHDVRDKARDIEEKLKKKKGSFFQSITSLQKNSARVTSRKELLEEKSSGARNDYVLSLAAANAHQNRYFTVDLQTTMTTMENYVFERVAEYLMLMGRTELLTCSATQNSFGKIRDQAQQLTREYNLQCCYLFYPVLKQHIQYDFEACDNDPVRKVTAEHESAAETLTKEAKNLAGRVVKENASIRENAKKLALCQSLRDSGQRTDPNDPNGPDLDTKIEEFRDQIRRSETEKTKAEACLQCLRDGGINVDEWVQEAENMGVQELTRSASSISMRTDASGQGENPSSDSFYDSDKEETQAAAQTKPKQEQQLSRDRTFSDSEDEPEVRPSAAAASSAAAASSSMMASSAGGWDDPTEVNWGAGEEEDDKDEPIVPEPKEAIFKCTALYSYTAQNPDELTIVENEQLEVVGEGDGDGWLRARNYRGEEGYVPHNYLDIDQETAGSAFNGTSGNQLRSQISFSSVDYTVDNEDQTVDSMQSPDQVSVIMAPQKRVKSDVEWCIALYDYDATAEDELTFEEGDKIKIITKTAHGVDDGWWEGELDGKFGNFPSLVVEECDEMGEPLSEGGDESPPPTAAPTFALPPAPALPPEYAHELELELTEDMFGSQDTADEDSGYIPNGAAAPSIPPPVLIQEPGMEDDLSDDGQPPPSLPPPQLAKAGGSAPGSGSKVEKGAAAGGANTLNLGMAQIIVTAATPMVEDGADKSFPPVGESDAQPVEPVSKEQPAEVAKKPDIAPKPLAKVAPQSAPAKEGNAGVRPVVSITLTEYPSCDAEDQQSFSEGTDSASVADVPVLQDAEDPFNEKAKGESGDGSGFEANFEANFDANFDDAFAGIGGGGGGGGGGGEQSNELDINGEAAGEAIVSGSAAGDEDIEAPKQVVGGRASIPEELDSNQLAHYHEHEIYYVDYSHGQL
- the nwk gene encoding nervous wreck, isoform C is translated as MQPPPRKGNYVKFLKNLHTEQVAKLQLKNQHECDLLEDIRQFTIKRSAVEKSYSESLLKISSQYLNKKIPNIPDIKMEGMEERWNMWSVWRTVLEENEKLARARLAAIEVFQQQIADEAKVLRDYKLAIAKRSLAGIVNVQKELHLSVGDVDKTKKSYFDEEHCAHDVRDKARDIEEKLKKKKGSFFQSITSLQKNSARVTSRKELLEEKSSGARNDYVLSLAAANAHQNRYFTVDLQTTMTTMENYVFERVAEYLMLMGRTELLTCSATQNSFGKIRDQAQQLTREYNLQCCYLFYPVLKQHIQYDFEACDNDPVRKVTAEHESAAETLTKEAKNLAGRVVKENASIRENAKKLALCQSLRDSGQRTDPNDPNGPDLDTKIEEFRDQIRRSETEKTKAEACLQCLRDGGINVDEWVQEAENMGVQELTRSASSISMRTDASGQGENPSSDSFYDSDKEETQAAAQTKPKQEQQLSRDRTFSDSEDEPEVRPSAAAASSAAAASSSMMASSAGGWDDPTEVNWGAGEEEDDKDEPIVPEPKEAIFKCTALYSYTAQNPDELTIVENEQLEVVGEGDGDGWLRARNYRGEEGYVPHNYLDIDQETAGSAFNGTSGNQLRSQISFSSVDYTVDNEDQTVDSMQSPDQVSVIMAPQKRVKSDVEWCIALYDYDATAEDELTFEEGDKIKIITKTAHGVDDGWWEGELDGKFGNFPSLVVEECDEMGEPLSEGGDESPPPTAAPTFALPPAPALPPEYAHELELELTEDMFGSQDTADEDSGYIPNGAAAPSIPPPGKCHILALSTGLLFPLSISLFKLYPYRFL